The region AGCCCGTCCTCATGCAACATGTTCAATATCGTCCTTGTGCTCCCTTCTCCTATATCCAAAAAGGATGCAAGGCTCTTCCTGCCCAGCGGGCTCTCCCGGCTTATGCAGTATAGTGTCTTCCATACATGGTAATCTCCGAACTTTGGTATCGGCCCCCCCAGCCTGGAAGCATTCCTGTATGCCATCATGGTTGTATATAACATCCAACCTAAAAAAGGTAACGTCCCGCAGATTACGGAATATATGGAGACGCACAGCCCTTTCTTCCGGACCTTGAGAATAACGCTTGCGTTTTTAAGAAAAACAATAAAGAACATGATGCCGGCGCGCCGGTCTCCGGAGACGCCGCCTAACACGGCTAGTAATATATTCCGCCGACAGTCGATTCTATTTAATCGTGCATATGTATAACGGCGCATCTGAAAAGAACATACTAGGGGGAAAGGCCATGGATCTGGAAGAATATAAGAAAAAAGCGGCTGAGCAGGACGACTGGGCTCCAGGCTGGGAAGCCATCGACGCGTGTCTTGAACCGATCTATCGGGATCAAAAGCCGCGGCACTTCGGTACGCACTTCCACGCCAGGGCCATCATGGGCGGCGACCAGTACCTGGACGGGTACAGCGTGTACGAATCGCCGCACGGGCATGTGCACATAGTGACCTACGGCATGTCGGAACTCTATACGAATGAGGAGTCCTTTGGCGGAGAATGGAGCAAATGGGGATATGAGATGACGATCCGGCTGCCGTCCTGCGGAGAAGCGGACTTCATGTGGGCCATCGATGTGCTGTCGAAACTGGCCCGTTATACCTACACGTCAAAAAGGTTCCTGGAGCCTATGCAGTACATATCCGGCGGCGGCAACCCCATCAAAGCGGAATCAGACACCAAGCTGACCGGGCTGCTAGTGATCAATGATCCGGAACTGTCGGGAACGGATACTCTGTACGGGCGGCTGGACTTCCTGCAGCTGGTCGGCATAACGCAGCCGGAGCTGGATGCGGTAATCGCAGACCCAGACCAAGCCAGGACGCTGACGGAGAATATGCGTAAGGACGATCCTTTTTTCGTCACAGACCTCGGCCGCACCAAGAACTACATTGGGTAATTCGGTTTCCCCGGTCTCTGTGATCACCGGAAAACACCATATTCCCGACCCTGCTCCGTCGATCCGTTTTGTATGGTCGTTCCGCTGTCGTGTTAGGATCCCGTTGCGGATGGAGTTGTTATCTGCAGTAGACCCACAGCTTTAAACGACCTGTGCTGTGGGACATTATCACTTTTCTATGAGTTGAGCGGAAAGGATGCGGAATGTACACGCGCACACGCATGCGGATGAGAGACCGCGTCTCACCACACTTTATATCTTTTGTAGGCTTTGTCAGTGCATGGTAGAGCCGGTCGATCTTTTGACCATTGAGAATGTGACCAAGACCTTCAACGGAAGAACCGTCCTTAACAACGTAAGCGCAAAGATCTCGACAGGGAAGGTGCTGGGACTAATAGGGAAGAGCGCGGCGGGAAAAAGCGTACTCATCCACATGATCCGCGGCAGCGAGGGATACGGTCCGGACTCCGGACGCATACTGTATCACGTGAACCGCTGCCCCAAATGCGGTAACATGGACCTTCCCGTTTCCGGCGCCAAATGCTCGAAATGCGGCGCAGAGACCAAAGCCGAGAGCATAGATTTCTGGGGCCTGAAAGAACATGACCCGGTCAGGGATGAGCTCAAAGGCCACATAGCGATAATGATACAGAGGACATTCGCATTGTTCGGAGACAAATCCGTGGTGGAGAACATCTTGGAGGCGTTGGACGCAAACGACCCGAAACGCGTGGACAAGGCGGTCGCGCTGCTGGAATTTGTCAACATGACCCACCGCGCGACGCACATAGCCAGGGACCTGTCCGGAGGGGAGAAGCAGAGGATCGTGATGGCCAGACAACTGGCCAAAGAGCCGCTGTTCTTCTTGGCGGACGAGCCGACCGGAACATTGGACCCCTACACCTCGGCGCTTATCCACGAAAGACTCGTGGAGTATGTGAGGAAACACAACATATGCATGGTCCTGGCGTCGCACTGGCCGGAAGCGGTCGTTGAGATGTCCGACCACGCCTTGTGGCTGGATGCGGGCAATGTCATTATGGAAGGGAACCCGAGGGAAGTAACGGATAAGTTCATGGAAGAATACCGCTTCGAAAAGTCCGCCGGAAAGGAAGTGGGCGAACCCCTCATCGTTCTGGAGAACGCTATAAAGCATTACTTCTCCGTTTCGAGAGGAGTGGTCAAAGCGGTCGACGGCATAAGCCTCGATATCAAAGAAAAGGAGATATTCGCGCTGGTGGGGCTGTCCGGAGCAGGTAAGACCACCACGTCAAGG is a window of Candidatus Methanoplasma cognatum DNA encoding:
- the atwA gene encoding methyl coenzyme M reductase system, component A2 is translated as MVEPVDLLTIENVTKTFNGRTVLNNVSAKISTGKVLGLIGKSAAGKSVLIHMIRGSEGYGPDSGRILYHVNRCPKCGNMDLPVSGAKCSKCGAETKAESIDFWGLKEHDPVRDELKGHIAIMIQRTFALFGDKSVVENILEALDANDPKRVDKAVALLEFVNMTHRATHIARDLSGGEKQRIVMARQLAKEPLFFLADEPTGTLDPYTSALIHERLVEYVRKHNICMVLASHWPEAVVEMSDHALWLDAGNVIMEGNPREVTDKFMEEYRFEKSAGKEVGEPLIVLENAIKHYFSVSRGVVKAVDGISLDIKEKEIFALVGLSGAGKTTTSRMIAGMTPATSGKVKVRIGDDWVDMSEAGLAGKGRATPYIGFLHQEYTLYPFDTVLQNLSTSIGMKMPAELAKMKAIQVLFSVGFPKKDMEKILYAYPDSLSVGECQRIAFAQVLIKEPKIIILDEPTGTMDPITKVIIAKSVLKARDTLDETFVVVSHDMDFITNCCDRAAFIKNGKIVDIGSPDKIISEFDRQQ
- a CDS encoding suppressor of fused domain protein, with amino-acid sequence MYNGASEKNILGGKAMDLEEYKKKAAEQDDWAPGWEAIDACLEPIYRDQKPRHFGTHFHARAIMGGDQYLDGYSVYESPHGHVHIVTYGMSELYTNEESFGGEWSKWGYEMTIRLPSCGEADFMWAIDVLSKLARYTYTSKRFLEPMQYISGGGNPIKAESDTKLTGLLVINDPELSGTDTLYGRLDFLQLVGITQPELDAVIADPDQARTLTENMRKDDPFFVTDLGRTKNYIG